A region of bacterium DNA encodes the following proteins:
- a CDS encoding integration host factor subunit beta, which produces MRTFIKKDVVERVCQRSQERPDTVAKIVNDTFTVLREIMSGSEAELRIEIRDFGVFEVKKTKPKPKARNPKTNEIIYVAARRKTHFKPGKLLKESLKKPLDQI; this is translated from the coding sequence ATGCGAACTTTCATTAAGAAAGATGTGGTCGAACGGGTCTGTCAGCGCAGCCAGGAGCGGCCCGACACCGTAGCCAAGATCGTCAACGACACGTTTACCGTGCTCCGCGAGATCATGTCCGGAAGTGAAGCCGAGCTGCGAATCGAGATTCGTGATTTCGGCGTATTCGAGGTGAAGAAAACCAAGCCCAAGCCGAAAGCGCGCAATCCCAAGACGAACGAGATCATCTACGTCGCCGCGCGCCGAAAGACCCACTTCAAGCCCGGCAAACTGCTCAAGGAGTCGCTGAAAAAA